One window of the Clostridia bacterium genome contains the following:
- a CDS encoding winged helix-turn-helix transcriptional regulator, translating to MGLNETLKAISDPVRRDILFMLKDGKKSAGEISDRFNLTGATVSYHLSKLKSADLIAEQKHKNFIYYELNSSVFEEVLTWIYKIGGIK from the coding sequence ATGGGTTTAAACGAAACTTTAAAAGCGATATCCGACCCTGTAAGAAGAGATATACTTTTTATGCTAAAAGACGGGAAGAAATCTGCAGGAGAGATTTCGGATAGATTTAATTTAACAGGAGCGACAGTATCCTATCATTTATCAAAATTAAAAAGTGCAGATTTAATTGCTGAGCAAAAGCATAAGAATTTTATATATTATGAATTAAACAGTTCGGTTTTTGAAGAAGTTTTAACCTGGATATATAAGATTGGAGGAATAAAATAA
- a CDS encoding FAD-dependent oxidoreductase: MIESVWKDDLKLNNEKELLCDITTDVLIIGGGICGILCAYFLNEKGIDYILVEGERIATKTTLNTTAKITSQHGLIYTDILKKYGKESALKYLKVNEEAILKYKEICKNTDCDFEEKYSSVYTFNNIKKLEEELNTLNSLGFDAYFTKETELPFKVKGAINFKGQAQFNPAKFISQISKNLNIYENTYIKKISGNYAYTKNHKIKAKAIIVATHFPFINTHGMYFLKLYQERSYVSAFKTSTRLEGMYVDENDLGLSFRSYKDLILIGGNNHRTGKENSKWDKINSFKDKYYPDLELKFMWANQDCISLDKIPYIGLYSNNTPDLYVATGFNKWGMTSSMVSAMILTDMILGKKNEYQDVFSPQRKMYKPKLLVNGLESTINLISPTTKRCSHLGCALKWNKKEHTWDCPCHGSRFDKDGKVINNPAKKNIDID, translated from the coding sequence ATGATAGAGTCTGTATGGAAAGATGATTTAAAATTAAATAACGAAAAAGAACTTTTATGTGATATAACTACCGATGTGCTTATAATAGGAGGAGGAATATGTGGAATTTTATGCGCTTATTTTCTAAATGAAAAAGGCATTGATTATATTCTTGTAGAGGGAGAAAGAATTGCAACCAAAACAACGCTTAACACCACTGCAAAAATTACATCGCAACACGGTTTAATATACACAGATATATTAAAGAAATACGGAAAAGAAAGCGCTTTAAAATATCTTAAGGTAAATGAAGAGGCAATTTTAAAATATAAAGAAATATGTAAAAACACAGACTGTGATTTTGAAGAAAAGTATTCTTCTGTATATACTTTTAACAATATTAAAAAATTAGAGGAAGAACTAAACACTTTAAACAGTTTAGGTTTTGATGCTTATTTTACAAAGGAAACCGAACTTCCCTTTAAAGTAAAGGGAGCAATAAATTTTAAAGGTCAGGCGCAGTTTAACCCTGCAAAGTTTATATCACAAATTTCTAAAAATCTTAATATATATGAAAACACTTACATTAAAAAAATAAGCGGTAACTATGCTTATACAAAGAATCATAAAATAAAGGCAAAGGCAATTATTGTTGCAACCCACTTCCCTTTTATCAACACGCACGGAATGTATTTTTTAAAACTTTATCAGGAGCGTTCATATGTATCTGCTTTTAAAACCTCAACACGATTGGAGGGAATGTATGTTGACGAAAATGACTTGGGTCTGTCTTTTAGAAGTTATAAAGATTTAATTTTAATTGGTGGAAATAATCATCGCACAGGCAAAGAAAATTCAAAGTGGGATAAGATAAATAGTTTTAAAGATAAATATTATCCTGATTTAGAACTAAAATTTATGTGGGCAAATCAGGACTGCATAAGCCTTGATAAAATTCCGTATATCGGTCTTTATTCAAATAACACACCCGATTTATATGTAGCAACAGGCTTTAATAAATGGGGAATGACATCTTCTATGGTATCAGCAATGATACTAACAGATATGATTTTAGGTAAGAAGAATGAATACCAGGATGTTTTTTCTCCGCAAAGAAAAATGTATAAACCAAAACTTTTAGTAAACGGTTTGGAATCAACTATTAATCTGATTTCCCCTACCACAAAAAGATGCTCACACCTTGGATGTGCGCTCAAATGGAATAAAAAAGAGCATACATGGGACTGCCCATGCCATGGCTCAAGATTTGATAAAGACGGAAAGGTTATAAATAATCCTGCTAAGAAAAATATAGATATTGATTAG
- a CDS encoding amidase domain-containing protein has translation MRYIIYDRESSVNYARRWAYERNPAYYDFGNIGGDCTNFISQCIYAGIGVMNYTPVFGWYYRSPSDRTPSWTGVKYLYDFLVNNKSVGPYGRTVQMDELEPGDVIQLGNFNKEFYHSLLVTQTYPEILVSTHSFNAFNRPLSSYDYDIAQFIHIEGGRAW, from the coding sequence ATGAGATATATAATTTACGACCGTGAATCTTCTGTAAACTATGCAAGAAGATGGGCATATGAAAGAAACCCTGCCTATTATGACTTTGGAAACATCGGAGGAGATTGCACTAACTTTATCTCTCAATGTATTTATGCAGGGATAGGTGTTATGAACTATACACCTGTTTTTGGCTGGTATTATCGTTCGCCCTCTGACAGAACTCCCTCTTGGACGGGTGTGAAATACCTTTACGATTTTTTAGTAAATAATAAATCTGTCGGCCCGTATGGCAGAACAGTTCAAATGGATGAATTAGAACCAGGCGATGTAATACAACTTGGGAATTTTAACAAAGAGTTTTACCACTCTTTATTAGTAACCCAGACATATCCCGAAATTCTTGTTTCAACCCATAGTTTCAATGCATTTAACAGACCTCTTTCATCCTACGATTATGATATAGCACAGTTTATACACATCGAGGGCGGAAGAGCGTGGTAA
- a CDS encoding DUF1648 domain-containing protein, translated as MKMIKWKILLITVIVCILPVLLGLILWDKLPDTMPIHFNIYNEADNFSSKGFAVFILPLIMVVVQLFSCFIYDINAYNNGERIKFERVVKWIIPVMTIILQTIIIGYSLGYNIDIRRVVALLVGVMFIVLGNYFPKLDYVKNYDVDTSLARKINRFIGIMTVVLGFIFLISAFLPPVSTIISLFLLIPYGIITFVYSIVLIKRNK; from the coding sequence ATGAAAATGATAAAATGGAAAATACTTTTAATAACAGTAATTGTTTGCATACTTCCTGTTTTGTTAGGCTTAATACTGTGGGATAAACTGCCAGATACAATGCCTATACATTTTAATATTTACAATGAAGCGGATAATTTTTCATCAAAAGGTTTTGCAGTATTTATTTTGCCTTTAATAATGGTAGTTGTACAACTTTTTTCTTGCTTTATTTACGATATCAATGCTTATAATAATGGAGAAAGAATAAAATTTGAAAGAGTGGTAAAATGGATAATTCCTGTTATGACAATTATTTTGCAGACAATTATAATAGGTTATTCATTAGGCTATAATATAGATATAAGAAGAGTTGTTGCACTTCTTGTGGGAGTAATGTTTATTGTTCTTGGAAATTATTTTCCTAAGTTAGATTATGTAAAAAATTATGATGTAGATACATCTTTAGCACGAAAGATAAATCGTTTTATAGGAATTATGACAGTAGTTTTAGGCTTTATTTTTTTAATAAGTGCGTTTTTACCTCCTGTATCAACTATAATCTCTCTATTTCTTTTAATTCCTTACGGTATAATAACTTTCGTATACTCAATAGTTTTAATTAAAAGGAATAAATAA
- the trxB gene encoding thioredoxin-disulfide reductase — MIVDKIYDIIIIGGGPAGYTAALYSARAGFDTLVIERMSAGGQMTLTGDIDNYPGFDEGIDGFTLGMKMQSSAERFGAKTVYKDIIDVNLSEEIKEVKSSKETFFAKSVIIATGANPKELGIENEKDLIGLGVHYCAHCDGRFYKDKTVVVVGGGNSAVSDALYLSRLAKEVYVVHRRDTLRATKIYHEQLLKAKNVKFIWDSVVTEFIVSDKVDGIKVKNLKEDSISEILCDGVFVSIGRKPATGFLGDQLKLDDNGYILADESTKTSVDGVYAVGDVRTKELRQIVTAVADGAVAIHMAEEFLS; from the coding sequence ATTATTGTGGACAAAATATATGATATAATAATAATCGGCGGCGGCCCTGCAGGGTATACAGCAGCGCTTTATTCTGCCCGTGCAGGTTTTGATACTTTAGTAATTGAAAGAATGTCTGCCGGAGGGCAAATGACACTTACAGGGGATATAGATAATTATCCTGGCTTTGATGAGGGAATAGACGGTTTTACCCTTGGAATGAAAATGCAAAGTTCGGCAGAGCGTTTTGGCGCAAAAACAGTTTATAAAGATATAATTGATGTTAACTTATCAGAAGAAATAAAAGAAGTAAAATCATCCAAAGAAACCTTTTTTGCAAAGAGTGTTATAATTGCAACAGGGGCAAACCCAAAGGAACTTGGAATAGAAAATGAAAAAGATTTAATAGGTTTAGGTGTGCATTACTGCGCTCATTGTGACGGAAGATTTTACAAGGATAAAACTGTGGTAGTTGTCGGTGGGGGTAACTCTGCAGTATCAGACGCACTGTATCTTTCGCGACTTGCAAAAGAAGTTTATGTAGTTCACAGAAGAGATACTCTAAGAGCCACTAAAATTTATCATGAGCAGTTATTAAAAGCCAAAAATGTTAAATTCATATGGGACAGTGTAGTTACAGAATTTATAGTAAGCGATAAAGTAGACGGTATAAAAGTTAAAAACTTAAAAGAAGACAGTATAAGTGAAATTTTGTGCGACGGAGTTTTTGTAAGTATCGGAAGAAAACCTGCAACAGGGTTTTTAGGGGATCAACTAAAACTTGACGATAACGGTTATATTTTAGCAGACGAATCTACAAAAACAAGTGTTGACGGAGTGTATGCTGTAGGAGATGTAAGAACTAAAGAATTAAGGCAGATTGTAACTGCAGTGGCAGACGGTGCTGTTGCAATTCATATGGCAGAGGAATTTTTGTCTTAA